A region of Paractinoplanes abujensis DNA encodes the following proteins:
- a CDS encoding alpha-amylase family protein — MTDRWYRKAVVYCADIDTFADSNDDGCGDIRGMINRLDYLARLGVNCLWLNPIHPTPDRDDGYDVADFYNIDPRFGNLGDFAELLHQAGNLGIKVIIDLVVNHTSDKHPWFQSARSSPDSPYRDWYVWSETEPADRKQGMVFPGEQDETWTYDRTAKLWYYHRFYKFQPDLNINNPEVREEIKKITSFWLQLGVAGFRMDAVPFIIEQTEPGNPNSPKDLDFLTELRQHVQWRKGDAVLLAEANVEPAQLVDFFGDKGGSNNRIHMLFDFMLNGRLILALAREDAEPIIDGLRDTPQLPEGGQWATFLRNHDEIDLSRLTAEQREEVFAKFGPEPEMRLYGRGIRRRLAPMLGNDRRHLELAYALQFSLRGTPVIRYGEEIGMGDDLSEQGRHAIRTGMQWSLTANGGFSGAKPEDLARPVISGGDFGWEKVNVTLQRHDPNSLLSWFERMIRTLREAPEVGTGSCTHVDIPGSTSVLVHRADGETGTMVFVHNLGTEAATLDLSSLAAEADQPNDVLADQEYPELGKWDKVEVAGYGYRWIRLRRTV; from the coding sequence ATGACTGACCGGTGGTATCGGAAAGCCGTTGTCTACTGTGCCGACATCGACACGTTCGCCGACTCGAATGATGATGGCTGCGGCGACATCCGCGGCATGATCAACAGGCTGGATTATCTGGCCCGGCTCGGCGTCAACTGCTTGTGGCTCAACCCGATCCACCCGACGCCGGACCGTGACGACGGCTACGACGTGGCCGATTTCTACAACATCGACCCGCGGTTCGGGAACCTGGGGGACTTCGCCGAGCTGCTGCATCAGGCGGGCAACCTCGGCATCAAGGTCATCATCGATCTGGTCGTCAACCACACCTCGGACAAGCACCCGTGGTTCCAGTCGGCCCGGTCGTCGCCCGACTCGCCGTACCGGGACTGGTATGTCTGGTCGGAGACCGAGCCCGCCGACCGTAAGCAGGGCATGGTTTTCCCCGGCGAGCAGGACGAGACCTGGACCTACGACCGCACCGCCAAGCTCTGGTATTACCACCGGTTCTACAAGTTCCAGCCCGACCTCAATATCAACAACCCCGAGGTCCGCGAGGAGATCAAGAAGATCACCTCGTTCTGGCTGCAGCTGGGCGTGGCCGGGTTCCGCATGGACGCGGTGCCGTTCATCATCGAGCAGACCGAGCCGGGCAACCCCAACTCGCCCAAGGATCTCGACTTCCTGACCGAACTGCGCCAGCACGTCCAGTGGCGTAAGGGCGACGCCGTGCTGCTGGCCGAGGCCAACGTCGAGCCGGCCCAGCTGGTGGATTTCTTCGGCGACAAGGGCGGCTCGAACAACCGCATCCACATGCTGTTCGACTTCATGCTCAACGGCCGGCTGATTCTGGCCCTGGCCCGCGAGGACGCGGAGCCGATCATCGACGGCCTGCGCGACACCCCGCAGCTGCCGGAGGGCGGCCAGTGGGCCACGTTCCTGCGCAACCACGACGAGATCGACCTGTCCCGCCTCACCGCCGAGCAGCGGGAGGAGGTCTTCGCGAAGTTCGGTCCGGAGCCGGAGATGCGGCTGTACGGCCGGGGCATCCGGCGGCGGCTGGCCCCGATGCTCGGCAACGACCGCCGGCACCTGGAGCTGGCCTACGCGCTGCAGTTCAGCCTGCGCGGCACCCCGGTCATCCGTTACGGCGAGGAGATCGGCATGGGTGACGACCTCAGCGAGCAGGGCCGGCACGCGATCCGCACCGGCATGCAGTGGTCGCTCACCGCCAACGGCGGCTTCTCCGGGGCGAAGCCCGAGGACTTGGCCCGCCCGGTGATCAGCGGCGGCGACTTCGGCTGGGAGAAGGTCAACGTGACCCTCCAGCGGCACGACCCCAACTCGCTGCTGTCCTGGTTCGAGCGCATGATCCGTACGCTGCGGGAGGCCCCGGAGGTGGGCACGGGCAGCTGCACGCATGTCGATATTCCGGGTTCGACCAGTGTGTTGGTCCACCGTGCGGACGGCGAGACCGGCACGATGGTCTTCGTGCACAATCTGGGAACCGAGGCGGCGACTCTCGACCTCAGTTCGCTCGCCGCGGAGGCCGATCAGCCCAACGACGTCCTGGCTGATCAGGAGTACCCGGAGCTGGGCAAGTGGGACAAGGTCGAGGTGGCGGGCTACGGATACCGGTGGATTCGCCTACGCCGTACGGTCTAG
- the fabG gene encoding 3-oxoacyl-ACP reductase FabG: MSQSVPTRVAIVTGAARGIGEATARKLAADGMAVAVVDLDEGACANTVTAIHDAGGTALAVGADVSDPIQVGAAVERVQAELGAPTVLVNNAGVLRDNLLFKMTDDDWETVMAVHLRGAFLFSRAVQKHMVDAGWGRIVSLSSTSALGNRGQANYAAAKAGLQGFTKTLAIELGRYGITANAVAPGFIVTDMTAATAARVGVDFAQFEKAAVAQIPVGRAGRPEDVANTVSFLVSEGAGFVSGQVIYVAGGPRA, from the coding sequence GTGTCGCAGTCCGTTCCCACTCGCGTCGCGATCGTCACCGGGGCCGCCCGGGGCATCGGTGAGGCCACCGCTCGCAAGCTCGCCGCCGACGGCATGGCCGTGGCGGTCGTCGACCTCGACGAGGGCGCGTGCGCCAACACGGTGACCGCGATCCACGACGCGGGGGGAACGGCCCTCGCGGTGGGGGCCGACGTGTCCGACCCGATCCAGGTCGGCGCGGCCGTCGAGCGGGTCCAGGCCGAGCTGGGCGCGCCTACCGTGCTGGTCAACAACGCCGGCGTGCTGCGCGACAACCTGCTGTTCAAGATGACCGACGACGACTGGGAGACCGTGATGGCGGTCCACCTGCGCGGCGCGTTCCTGTTCAGCCGGGCCGTGCAGAAGCACATGGTCGACGCCGGGTGGGGCCGCATCGTCAGCCTCTCCAGCACCTCCGCCCTCGGCAATCGCGGGCAGGCCAACTACGCCGCGGCCAAGGCGGGCCTGCAGGGCTTCACCAAGACCCTGGCCATCGAGCTGGGCCGCTACGGCATCACGGCCAACGCCGTGGCGCCCGGGTTCATCGTGACCGACATGACCGCGGCGACCGCGGCGCGCGTCGGGGTTGATTTCGCCCAGTTCGAGAAGGCTGCGGTGGCCCAAATTCCCGTGGGCCGGGCCGGTCGCCCCGAGGACGTCGCCAACACCGTATCCTTCCTCGTCAGCGAGGGTGCCGGCTTCGTGTCGGGGCAGGTCATCTATGTCGCCGGAGGCCCTCGCGCATAG
- a CDS encoding glutathionylspermidine synthase family protein yields the protein MRRVPHGPIRDGWKLTNFSLGLTYNDTELPDGSMVSYWQEGPFYDFTAAEIEELETATAAIYEMCLEAGDWMVKQCPRHTVQGRKDGFFASICNPQSCYLAKIGIPEFAHEQIIRTWFDGDAETWTHYDKDPDMRLPMETPDYSPSVYGRFDLWYNGAGSTPKLLEFNAQTPTSLVESAVIQWHWADQTNLTKHEWRQWNSIHDRLVGWPASPGEPAEPGAWKRNINKLREARTWLPEKPKIFFAYETSERTGEDRMNVAYLMATAEEAGYPVELIAMSQIGWDVAGDRVVFVPGPGQEHKSEPIDIIFMLYPWEWFWSEEGGKAFFRNMADPTKRGTVWIEPPYKAALLGNKALLPVLWMLFGEHPERSKYLLPAYFAESSKAATLTSYAKKPIWGREGGSVTLVKDGRTITENPSEYGSDGRFVVQELCELPSFEGLEGVVHPVIGSWLIDGEPAGMGIREGLGDAGLVTNDASFFVPHVIEAED from the coding sequence GTGCGCCGAGTTCCCCACGGCCCGATCCGCGACGGCTGGAAACTCACCAACTTCAGCCTCGGCCTGACGTACAACGACACCGAGCTGCCTGACGGCTCGATGGTGTCGTACTGGCAGGAGGGCCCGTTCTACGACTTCACCGCGGCCGAGATCGAGGAGCTCGAGACGGCCACCGCGGCGATCTACGAGATGTGCCTCGAGGCCGGCGACTGGATGGTCAAGCAGTGCCCGCGTCACACCGTGCAGGGCCGCAAGGACGGGTTCTTCGCCTCGATTTGCAACCCCCAGTCGTGCTACCTGGCCAAGATCGGCATCCCGGAGTTCGCGCACGAGCAGATCATCCGTACGTGGTTCGACGGCGACGCCGAGACGTGGACGCATTACGACAAAGACCCCGACATGCGCCTGCCGATGGAGACGCCTGACTATTCGCCGTCGGTCTACGGCCGCTTCGACCTGTGGTACAACGGCGCCGGCAGCACCCCCAAGCTGCTCGAGTTCAACGCGCAGACGCCCACGTCGCTGGTCGAGAGCGCGGTCATCCAGTGGCACTGGGCCGACCAGACCAACCTGACCAAGCACGAGTGGCGCCAGTGGAACTCGATCCACGACCGCCTGGTCGGCTGGCCCGCCAGCCCGGGTGAACCGGCTGAGCCGGGCGCGTGGAAGCGCAACATCAACAAGCTGCGCGAGGCCCGCACCTGGCTCCCGGAAAAACCCAAGATCTTTTTCGCGTACGAGACGTCCGAGCGCACCGGCGAGGACCGGATGAACGTCGCCTACCTGATGGCGACGGCCGAGGAAGCCGGCTACCCGGTCGAATTGATCGCGATGAGCCAGATCGGCTGGGATGTCGCCGGTGACCGCGTCGTGTTCGTGCCCGGCCCCGGCCAGGAGCACAAGTCCGAGCCGATCGACATCATCTTCATGCTCTACCCGTGGGAATGGTTCTGGAGCGAGGAGGGCGGCAAGGCCTTCTTCCGCAACATGGCCGACCCCACCAAGCGCGGCACGGTGTGGATCGAACCGCCCTACAAGGCGGCCCTGCTCGGCAACAAGGCCCTGCTCCCGGTGCTGTGGATGCTCTTCGGTGAGCACCCCGAGCGCAGCAAATACCTGCTCCCGGCCTATTTCGCCGAGTCGTCCAAGGCGGCCACGCTGACCAGCTACGCCAAGAAGCCCATCTGGGGCCGTGAGGGCGGCTCGGTCACGCTGGTCAAGGACGGCCGCACGATCACCGAAAACCCTTCCGAGTACGGCTCGGACGGCCGCTTCGTCGTGCAGGAGCTCTGCGAGCTGCCGTCCTTCGAGGGCCTGGAGGGTGTCGTGCACCCGGTGATCGGCTCCTGGCTGATCGACGGCGAGCCGGCCGGCATGGGCATCCGCGAGGGCCTCGGCGATGCGGGCCTGGTCACTAACGACGCCAGCTTCTTCGTCCCGCACGTCATCGAGGCCGAGGACTAG